A region of the Scatophagus argus isolate fScaArg1 chromosome 6, fScaArg1.pri, whole genome shotgun sequence genome:
AGGCAGATCATCcaaccatccattttctataccacttatccgtcatGGTCGCGGGGGGGCTGAGCTGGGCTAGGCTAGGGTAGGCTAGGCTGGGCTgggctgaagcctatcccagctgactacaggcgagaggcggggttcaccctggactggtcaccagtcaatcgcagggccaacacacaaagacagacaaccacacactctcacactcacacctaggggcaatgtggagtgttcagttaacctaatgtgccggagaacccggagaaaacccacgcaggcacagggagaacattcaaactccacatagaagggcccataccaggattcgaacctggaaccctcttgctatgaggcaacagtgctacCCACACCGTGCTGCCCCCTGTAGGCAGATCATTCTAtgctaatcttttttttttttttttactttttttagaAATCTTGAGGTCAGCTTTTTCGATTTTCGTTTCAGAAAAGGAAATCGATCGAGATCAAGGTGCACAGACATCATCTCCAGTGTGTAAAAGTGTGGTGTAACTCCACAAACCTGTGTGTCGTTTCTGCAGAGTCGAAGCTGAAGGAATATCctgtggaggagaaagaagtCCTGAAGATCCTCACTCAAGTCAACGTGACCAGACGGGAGTGCGAAATAGTGCGCATGAATCTCTTCTTCATATTCAGCCTTGAGACAATTAGCGTTAACTGAATCTTCTTAATGTTTGGGACTGTATTTTAACTCATGGGACTCTATTTTGACTCATTAAGTTCTTTACATTCCTCAGACTGACACTGTTGATTTCAGGTGCTAAATCATCACCTCGgattttctcattaaaatggCCGCAGTGTTTTGATggcaaaaatgtttctgttttgtagaAACTTGAATCGACAGACTTTGATGAGAAAAAGGAGATcaacaagaggaaacagctgatCTTGGAAGGGAAGGtaagttttctttcttcaacAGCAGGACAGTCAACAAGTCCAATGTGTGAACACTGAAGCAACAAAAGCAATTCTGATTATCAGGCAACGTTCTCGTGTCACTTTTTAGACTTAACACATTCCAGCATCAAACTATAATCCGTTAACGTGACTTTTGATTTGAGACGCCAGCTGTTATAATGATTTAAAAAGGGCCCGTTGTTGATATGTGCTCAAACTGCTCTTTCAGGATCCAGACCTGGAGGCCAAGAGGAGGGCCGAGCTGGAGAAGATCAAGAGCCAGAAGAAGAAGTTCAAACAGAAAATCCAGGAGAACATTCAGAGACAGAAACGTGGACAGATGAAAAAGAatctgacaaagagaaaacagacagagaagaaaaaggcgACGCAGGCTGCAAAGTGAAAACCGCTGTGACCCACGTGTATATACTCCAAGTTTTATTACTGTAAAATACCTGTAATATGTTAAGATCTGCAATAAATCTGAAGACAATAACTCTTATACAAATGAATCTTGTGAGAATTTCATATCATGAAGACAACCGCTCAAGTTGACAACCTTTATTGATTCAGCTTAACAAGGAGCCACCGTATTGTGATGAAACTTCACTGCAAATAAGACTCATCATCAAAAGGTATTTACATCACACTGAGCTCTCTAGTCCATTTGTTTAAATCTCTGCCTGCTGACACAGAATCAAAAGGTCTGGATGCAAACAACAACTAATCTACAACTGAATCACTTCTTCAATGATCACTGCACATCGCAAATAATTGTGGCTCAgaagatggggggggggggcccaagaacaaaaacaccaaagcaaTACAATAATATTACGGCAGCAGGTTCTTAAAGCTATAACATGTTAGGACTATAGCGTAATGGGTCGATATGTGAAACTAATGCAACGCACGAATCAAAAAGATTCGCACAATGTCAACGAAGCAGAACAAATTACAAGTCAAACATGGCAACATCTAATTCCAAACATGATTGTCACGTGACTGCTGAAATGAGAAGCGGGTGAGTAACAGTGAAGTACATTCTTACTGTGCTCAGAAAGCGTCTTTCCTGGAAGAGTTAAAAAACTACAATCCCTTGGACAGTTTAAGGAGGAGATACAAAACTAACGAAGAAAAGGAAATGGCATCTGCCTCATTCCTGTTGTCAGCAAGTtgctacaaaaacattttatttattctttttttttttttttttttttttagtaaaacTTCACAAAATGGCTAAATAAcaccaaactgaacaaaacatgaCACACCAAGCAAATCATCTTGACAAAAGCAAAGTCTGGATCAACTTGAGGTTCGGGTTCAAGCAGTTCTCCAGGAGGAGGGTTCAGGATCCACGAAACATCTCAAGAGAAACTCTACAGGAATACATAACGCAGGCAAAACAGCTTTGCACAAAccaaaaggagaaggaaaagaaattcTACCAgccttcatttgttttactcCACAGAGAAGGAAGGTGGCTTTTTTTCATCCGCCCATCCTTTGAGGAAACGACCCAGCTGCTAAACTCAACTGACCTCATCATTACCTGGCctgattttattaaaaaagataaaataaaacatccttCTTCTGTGGGATTCTTGAGCCCTCTGGTGTCtggaaggtgtttttttttttaaatgctggtaGTTCGACTTTAACTACATTCATGcttgtgctgcagctgtttaTCTGAAGGTGACTGGTTTCATAGGCACTGATTAACGTTTTTCATTCACTTCCCATTGATCTCCTGGCCATCCCCTAAATCAGCATTAACAGCATTTCTACTGTGTGTCACCAGGGTTTGGGAAAGTGTTAAAATATCTGAATCCACAAAGGAGCCAAAGACATTTCAAGATTacgctgatttttttttttttttaactacaggATTAAACCGAGTCTTCATTTTTTTGAACCCTTAATTACATTTAGATTTGTGTGGCTGGGcaatgtcagtcagtctggcTGTATTGCTTGTGATGTGAACATTATTCACAAACTCAATATTGCAGTGTGAACTGACTCTGGGTTTAAAACTCCCTCAAGGTGTGGTCTTCTACTGGGACTGACGCCGTGTTTCCCACTACATGTTGAACCCTGGTAAAGACCTGAAACTTGTTTTCCAGATGTGGAAACGCTCTCCTCCCCAGCCACCTTCCTTTTCTACTCCTTACCTGTGGTGAATTGATTGCCATGACCACCTGTAAGCCTCAGCTATCATCATCCTTCTTTTGCCCTCGTTTGGTTTCTTTCACCTCAAGCAGGGGTTTGTGTGATGAGTGTGGACAGTCCACAATCCCCTGAGGAATCGATCGACGCAAAGCATCCAAGCACTTGCCAATCTAAACGTACACAGAGTGTTTTAGAAAAGACTTCCGGTCATGAAGCACGGTGGGACATCAACAACCCCCGCTCTCGAAAGATTAGAATAAGGAAAAGCCTTCACTGAAACATCAAATGACATTGAATATTCAATGCTGGTCATGTTTGATAGTTTCAATGACTTTTTTGCAATTTTGTGCTCTGTGATAAGAAAGGTacttcagagaagaaaaacctGTCCCATGATGATCGCGATATCGGTGGGATTCGCGCGCCATGCcttgaagaaaaaagaaaaaaaaaaaaaaacagcctgaagTCCCCGTGCCACTCCACCACTGATGTGTGGTCGAAACCATCCCATTAAAGACCTCGTGAGTGAACCAGTGGTTCTCAAGGCAAATGAAAGGTATTTCAATTCAAGGCTCTTTAATCTCAGACTCAAGCACAGAAACcgtgtttttatttcctctccgAAAGGGTGTGTCGAGTGCTTCATCCTTCAGAGGCTGCTGAGGTTCTTGAGCCCAATAGAAGATTGTTGGTGCCGCTCTCCTCTCATGATAATCCAAATTTTAAAAGATACAACCGACTTTTAGCATGGGGATTTTGTGTTGCCTGTTCCGATGGCTTTCTGTAAACCACGCGCCCCCCCCTTCCCTGCAAGTTTGGAGAACAAGTTGTTCAAATTCACCTGGAAAGCTTCAAACGGCATCTGGAGATGAGACagctttccttcctttcctggAGGCTGTGGGCTGAAGGGGCTGGCTGGATTGTTTTGTTGGGAGGTGAGCCTCATTTGGAATCCCATGAGACCATTGGGAGGTCTCCCCCGTTTCCCTCAGCAGCTCGACCACATGCTGCCAGTTTCTCGACTTCCCTCCTTCGCTTTGCACGGACATCAATCGCTGCCTCTCGCTTGTTCATTCGGCCTCTCTTGGCATCTCCCTGTCCGTCTGTTCGtgccctcttcttcttcttcttcttctacccTCTGATGTCTCTTGCTGGTCATTGGTTTGGTTTCGCTATCCCGTCGCTTTCACTCAGTGGTGCTTCGGTTGTAGCAGAGGAAAACAGGTatccattttatgtttttattatttcccaGATTAAAAAGCCGACGAACTAAGCTCAGCTCAAGCCTAGCTCCCTTCTTCAAGTGACCTGCCAGACAAAAAACAGGTTTATAACCTTTTGTCCAGAATATTTTCCACCTAAATGTAATGACTGCACTGCTTCCCAAAGGTAAATAGCGCTATATTATAACTACAAAGACTGTTTTATGTACTTACACTCTAATACTGTGACAGTCCGGTTACTCCACCATGCTGGTATGCACGTTCACCCTGGTAAGTCGAGTCCTGGGACAAAGCCACATCGATCTGGGACTTGAACTCATCACCCAGGTAGCTATCCTGGAGGACAGAAACATCATAACAGACAATTTATGAATTAATATgtgaattaatttttaaaaaaaagagaaaatttgagattttcacaataaaagttagAATTAACATTAATTATCATGAATGAATCTAACATACTATTTGGACAAATGAGTGACAGTGACGTGTTACCTGAGAAAGCTCCGGCTGGGAGAGGCCAGGCTGGCTCATCTGAGAGGGCTGGCTCATGGAGATGTAGCCCTGTGTCAGTGGCCCCTGGGAGAAGGACTGGGAGGCCCCGTCCTGGCTGGCCTGGCTGTTTGGTCCGTTACCCTGACTGGCACCCTGGTTTCCTGAGCCACGGACCCTCTGACGTCCACCACGCCCAGGCTTACCCTTCATAGCTCCGCGACCTGGATGAAAAAGATCAGGATCAGagttaaaacaaacatggtGGCAACACATGAAGCACTAACTTAAGTCCAGACTGTAGTTTGGCCTCAGTTACTTTCACTGTATTGTTTTTCAAGCATGGCAAACTACCGGTTATCAGGTGTCAACATCTGTGTCCATACCCTGAAGCGTACCTGCAGCGGGGCCATTGGTTTGACCCTGGTAACTGGGCGGAGGCATTGGCGGCATCACCAGGTTGAAGGGTATGGGGAGATTCATGGCAGCCATGTGCCCAGGGCCCGCCCCAATCATCCCAATCTGGTCATGGGTTTGAAAGTACATGTTGGATGGACGtccagctgaaagaaaacacagaacatgtCAGTTTTTCTAAGAAGAGAACAAGATCAGGCAAGTCTGTTTGCCCAGCCTAGACTCTAATGTAATCACAGGCTGTTATCTTGAGTCATACCAGAAGATATGTTAATAATTACCAGCACTGCTGCGGTCGTAGGCAGAGCCAGGGATGAGGGCCTCACGGGCATCGTACATCGCAGTGCTCATAAAACGCCCCCCCTGAAAAACACCACACAATCATTTCGTACCGTTGCATACTTGCaattttttcttgttattagTCTTCCTTTTAAGTTTTATAAGGAACCATTTGGtctaaaaatgtcttcaaattcCTGATTTTGTCCatcaaaaaatatgaaacactaCAATACTTGATTTACTATCATTGAAGATTATGAAAACCAGCAAATACTCATATTTGAGCATGATGATGGGTGCGCATACGACAGTGTGTTCCACTCACAGGGTTGATGGTGTTGACAAGTTTGCGGGGCTTGCTGAACTGCATGAGGCTCTCCCTCAGGTTGTTGAGAGGCCCTTCGACGAGGACTTTCTGCTCCTTGTAGTTGTTCAACAGGTTGTTCCACAGTGGCTGCTTGGAGAGGGCTTTGGGGTTCCCCACGATGATCACGCCGTACCTCcattcacaacacacacaagacagcTGCTCAGGGATGGCTTATTCTGTACTGAAATGACTTTGAATTTCTCACAATTATTGCATCTTTCAAATTATCCTAGCATGACCTTCTGTGTGCAGAAATTgcagtagttttattttttattcccACTACCCACGACTCCATACACCTTATAGTATGCAGATATTGTTACAGAGTGGATCCTGTGCTTTCACATTGCAACAAGTgactgagaaaaatgaaaaagctgcCTAGCATCTGATTTCCATCCACTGCGATGTGTTAATAGTTCAACTGAGGTTCTTACTTGGCTCTGGTCAGCGCCACATTGAGACGACGTGGGTCATTCAGGAAGCCGATGCCCTGGTGCTCATTGGCACGAACACAAGACAGGATGATGAAGTCCTTCTCTCTGCCCTGGAAGGCGTCCACGCTGGCAATTTCCACTTGCTATAACAAAACAGGACAAGAGGAAGACgccattttaaaaaaggatgaCCACCAAAGTAACACAAAACATTTAGTCGAGCTGATTCTCTGTGCACATCTGCGAGTTACCTGATAGAGTTTGGTGTGCAGGGAACCACTGAACTGCATGTACTGGACCAGGTAGGAGCGCTGACCCTCGTACGGGGTGATGATGCCGATCTGATCGGGTTTGGCTCCGGCCTTCAGAAGCCTGGTGGTGATCTTCTCGACATTGGCAGCCTCCGTCCTtgggaagaaaaataaataaataaaaatcagctaAGCACGGTTCTTTTCAGTGGTTAAATATACAAAGATAAAGTACTGTATTGGAGTGTGTAGATGCTGTGCTTGTAATAATCAATGAAAACAATTAGGCTTCATATTATCGGCTCTATTTATCAGCAGTTTCACATGTGATGTTACCTGTTAAGGTACGAGGTTCCAGAACTGGCAATCTCCTCCTGACCCTGAGTCACATAGAAGAACATGGGCTTGTCCGGCTGCGGCCACTGGAAGTCAAAGCCTTTCTTGATGCGGTCAGCTGGGGAGCATAAGAagatttccttttgtttttagtctttaGAGTTTGTAGATATTTTTACTGGCTAAAAATACCACAGTGCAATTTAATTTATCCCTCCATCAAACCAGATAATGAAATCTTAACAAACCTGCAGTGACGCCATTCTGCAGGGAGCCCTCATAGAAGATGTTGGAGGGGAAGGCACTGAGAGCCGGGTGCATGCGGTACTGGACCTGCAGGCGGATAGGACGGATCCCGAGAACCACCAGGCGTTCGAACAGGGACTGGGACAGGCCTGCTTTGGCTGCCTTCTTACACATCACCACAGGGCCCAACTGGCAGTGATCACCCACCAGGATTAGCtgggaggaggaaggtgagtCACACAAGTATGACAAGTAGGTTAATAAGTAATAAGTTTTTGTTACTGGATATTCAggacaacagacacaaacaattTATATGACAGGTCGATTAAAAATTCTAATAAATGCTGACAGTAGCTTTTCCGACGCCTGTCTTTCAAAATTCTTATTCACATATTATTCctcatttgtctgtttctgcttcagtgaCCTGATTTCAACAGAAAGCATTCACATTCCTTCAGcgttaaaatgttttttttacccCCTTTACACTGTTATAGTGAAAATACTGACGTGAAATAAAAGTTGAACAATCTGGGGAAGTCCCGGGCAACGTGCTTTTACCACCCACGGCATCCACCCAGCAGTAAGGATGGAGATGAGTTGTTTCCTAGCtgtgtgcacgtatgtgtgtgcgtaCCTGCTTGGCTCCGAGCACCACGGGCACCATACACTCTGGTTCAGTAGCCTGTGTGCTCTCATCAATCAGGATGGAGCGGAACTGCATCTTGGCCAGACGTGGATCACCGGCCCCGACGCAGGTACAGCAGATAACATCAGCATTCTGGACAACAAAAAGGAAGAGGATAAACAGTCAGATTCTTGACAGAAAAGAGATGCCCTGGAGACCGCGGTGACATGCAAAGGAACCTTGAACTGTGACTATATTGACAAATTATCATCCTGTCAGGCGGCTACTAAATCAGGTATGTGTTGCAGCAGTAACCACAGGTGAGAGCaagaccaaaaagaaaacacagtgaagatgaGCAACAAGCTTCCTGCCTGTCACTACTATCACAGTGGAGATGGCCATAGTACACACAACAATTAACAGAATCAGAGTTTTTAATTGCTCTGCCACTGTCCTCTTTGTAAACTCCCAGCTGCAGCGACAGGAAATCATTCACTGTGACGGCTCCTTAGTATCACTCTTAAGCTATTTTTGTTAAACGCTTTGAAGCTCATCCTCACCATGAGCAGCTCCCTCTCAGCAGTTCGTTTCAAAGCCCTGTAGCGTTTCTCGTCAGCAGATGACAGCTCACCGGTCTCATCCTTCAGCTGCTGTAGTTTCTGAAGTTCTGGCATACtaggaagacaaacacacatcaggGTGACTATAGAGAACAGGAGTTATACACTGCTAAACTAATCTGTCCTCTAGGGCGGGGGTTTTCAAAGTCTTCGCCCGAACACCTTGTGGAACTACAGGTCCCAAACTTGAAAACTGGAAGAGATTTAAAGTACTGTCAGTGCCAAACCAGCCCAATGGTTATgacgtgagtgtgtgtacaaaaCAGCAATCAAGTATTAATAACTTCTGAGTCCATAGTCAATTCCACCACACTGACCTGTCCATGTTGCTGATCTGATTGTGCAGAGCCAGGAAGGACACTGGGGACTCGATGGCCTCTCTGCTCTTGGCACACAGCCTGACGACCTTCAGTCCAGTCTTGTCAATTTTCTCAGTCAGCTGATCCACAGCAATGTTACTGGGAGCACACACCAGTACTGGtctgtaaacaaacagacagatacacacacacagtgttacagttatacatattatatatatatacacagagaaaaagagagagagattgtaaATCTATTGGACTGAAACTTGTGATTCTGAAAGTTGCTTTGGagcgtctgctaaatgaagtgtaatataatataatgtaaaacaATCTGTGTCTTACCCATTGCCTTGTCGGGACAGATGATAGACGATAGTGGCTGAGGTGACAGTTTTCCCAGTGCCAGGAGGACCCTGGATCAGACTGAGAGGCCTCTGCAGCACCGTTTTCACAGCATACACCTGGACAAGAAACAAAAGACGGGATTCAGCCCAGGTACACTGCTGTAAATACAGACATCAAATCTTTCTTAAAACTGCTTGAAGTAATGACTATGTGAGATCAAAATCCCACTGAAGCACTACACTAAACAAAGATTCACCGTACTAAATCTACTAGTACTAGTAAAATCTTCTAAATCACACGCTTCATTTGCAAATCTATTATAAACTGCTAAGCTACACTGATGAAGTGACGTACAAGAAAGTGAGTGCGACAACTCCACGCATATGTTTTCCTACAATGACATTCATGTCTTGAAGACATAAGAAAAtcaatgacaaaataataacaataatacaataatagGTCTGACCTGTGAGTGATTGAGGTCGGGAAGACCCTGGGCAGTGAAGCGCTTTGGCAACTGGCACTTGATGGTGACATCCTCAACCTCGTGGCCGAGCAACTTGTGGTAAATGTAGCCGGACACGGAGGTTTCGTCCACCGCAAACGTCTTCAGGGCGCTCTGCATCCTGCAGCGACACAAATGTCACTATCACACATTCAGATCATCAGGGAACCACAGCGTGAATCTGTGTCAACGTCTCAAACGacagacatttcaaaatgacatcCTGTAAACAATGCACGCTCAGTTCTCTGCGTTGCGGAGCATTAAAATTTAATGTTCCCACTCCCGTAAAGTTTCAGCCTACCTGTCAAAGGAAGTGGACTTCCATACGAAGTCCACCTGGAAGTTGTGGGGAATTTCCACAGGTGCTCCAACACTGCTCCGCAACTCAATGGCAATTTCATCCCCATAGTCTTTAAACATAGGCTGTTAAGGAAATCCAGTGTTCTCCTTAAATCATTTGTAGTCAGTGGAGGTGGACAGAACTATGGAATCTACTAGTCTTTTACAGTTAAGAATATATACTTCCACCTGGGATTATTGCCATTATATTTAGCCATAAGTGGAGGCACTGTAATGTAATAGATGATACACAGTTGCACAGAGTAAAGGATACTGTCTGGGACTTTGATGACATGACCGATGCCTTTCCACAGCGGGGCCAAGTCTCCCTTGTACCGCAAGCAGATCTCATCACCTTGCATCAGCCGCATATCTGGGATTGACACA
Encoded here:
- the LOC124060204 gene encoding regulator of nonsense transcripts 1 isoform X2 yields the protein MSVEAYGPSSQTLTFLDTEETELLGADTQGSEFDFTDFTLPSQTQTQGQTQSQLDNQVNGPDDGLLNGSVDDSVAKASQLLAELNFEEDEEDTYYTKDLPVHACSYCGIHDPACVVYCNTSKKWFCNGRGNTSGSHIVNHLVRAKCKEVTLHKDGPLGETVLECYNCGCRNVFLLGFIPAKADSVVVLLCRQPCASQSSLKDINWDSSQWQPLIQDRCFLSWLVKIPSEQEQLRARQITAQQINKLEELWKDNPSATLEDLEKPGVDEEPQHVLLRYEDAYQYQNIFGPLVKLEADYDKKLKESQTQDNITVRWDLGLNKKRIAYFTLPKTDSDMRLMQGDEICLRYKGDLAPLWKGIGHVIKVPDNYGDEIAIELRSSVGAPVEIPHNFQVDFVWKSTSFDRMQSALKTFAVDETSVSGYIYHKLLGHEVEDVTIKCQLPKRFTAQGLPDLNHSQVYAVKTVLQRPLSLIQGPPGTGKTVTSATIVYHLSRQGNGPVLVCAPSNIAVDQLTEKIDKTGLKVVRLCAKSREAIESPVSFLALHNQISNMDSMPELQKLQQLKDETGELSSADEKRYRALKRTAERELLMNADVICCTCVGAGDPRLAKMQFRSILIDESTQATEPECMVPVVLGAKQLILVGDHCQLGPVVMCKKAAKAGLSQSLFERLVVLGIRPIRLQVQYRMHPALSAFPSNIFYEGSLQNGVTAADRIKKGFDFQWPQPDKPMFFYVTQGQEEIASSGTSYLNRTEAANVEKITTRLLKAGAKPDQIGIITPYEGQRSYLVQYMQFSGSLHTKLYQQVEIASVDAFQGREKDFIILSCVRANEHQGIGFLNDPRRLNVALTRAKYGVIIVGNPKALSKQPLWNNLLNNYKEQKVLVEGPLNNLRESLMQFSKPRKLVNTINPGGRFMSTAMYDAREALIPGSAYDRSSAAGRPSNMYFQTHDQIGMIGAGPGHMAAMNLPIPFNLVMPPMPPPSYQGQTNGPAAGTLQGRGAMKGKPGRGGRQRVRGSGNQGASQGNGPNSQASQDGASQSFSQGPLTQGYISMSQPSQMSQPGLSQPELSQDSYLGDEFKSQIDVALSQDSTYQGERAYQHGGVTGLSQY
- the LOC124060204 gene encoding regulator of nonsense transcripts 1 isoform X1 produces the protein MSVEAYGPSSQTLTFLDTEETELLGADTQGSEFDFTDFTLPSQTQTQGQTQSQLDNQVNGPDDGLLNGSVDDSVAKASQLLAELNFEEDEEDTYYTKDLPVHACSYCGIHDPACVVYCNTSKKWFCNGRGNTSGSHIVNHLVRAKCKEVTLHKDGPLGETVLECYNCGCRNVFLLGFIPAKADSVVVLLCRQPCASQSSLKDINWDSSQWQPLIQDRCFLSWLVKIPSEQEQLRARQITAQQINKLEELWKDNPSATLEDLEKPGVDEEPQHVLLRYEDAYQYQNIFGPLVKLEADYDKKLKESQTQDNITVRWDLGLNKKRIAYFTLPKTDSGDMRLMQGDEICLRYKGDLAPLWKGIGHVIKVPDNYGDEIAIELRSSVGAPVEIPHNFQVDFVWKSTSFDRMQSALKTFAVDETSVSGYIYHKLLGHEVEDVTIKCQLPKRFTAQGLPDLNHSQVYAVKTVLQRPLSLIQGPPGTGKTVTSATIVYHLSRQGNGPVLVCAPSNIAVDQLTEKIDKTGLKVVRLCAKSREAIESPVSFLALHNQISNMDSMPELQKLQQLKDETGELSSADEKRYRALKRTAERELLMNADVICCTCVGAGDPRLAKMQFRSILIDESTQATEPECMVPVVLGAKQLILVGDHCQLGPVVMCKKAAKAGLSQSLFERLVVLGIRPIRLQVQYRMHPALSAFPSNIFYEGSLQNGVTAADRIKKGFDFQWPQPDKPMFFYVTQGQEEIASSGTSYLNRTEAANVEKITTRLLKAGAKPDQIGIITPYEGQRSYLVQYMQFSGSLHTKLYQQVEIASVDAFQGREKDFIILSCVRANEHQGIGFLNDPRRLNVALTRAKYGVIIVGNPKALSKQPLWNNLLNNYKEQKVLVEGPLNNLRESLMQFSKPRKLVNTINPGGRFMSTAMYDAREALIPGSAYDRSSAAGRPSNMYFQTHDQIGMIGAGPGHMAAMNLPIPFNLVMPPMPPPSYQGQTNGPAAGTLQGRGAMKGKPGRGGRQRVRGSGNQGASQGNGPNSQASQDGASQSFSQGPLTQGYISMSQPSQMSQPGLSQPELSQDSYLGDEFKSQIDVALSQDSTYQGERAYQHGGVTGLSQY
- the LOC124060204 gene encoding regulator of nonsense transcripts 1 isoform X4; the protein is MSVEAYGPSSQTLTFLDTEETELLGADTQGSEFDFTDFTLPSQTQTQGQTQSQLDNQVNGPDDGLLNGSVDDSVAKASQLLAELNFEEDEEDTYYTKDLPVHACSYCGIHDPACVVYCNTSKKWFCNGRGNTSGSHIVNHLVRAKCKEVTLHKDGPLGETVLECYNCGCRNVFLLGFIPAKADSVVVLLCRQPCASQSSLKDINWDSSQWQPLIQDRCFLSWLVKIPSEQEQLRARQITAQQINKLEELWKDNPSATLEDLEKPGVDEEPQHVLLRYEDAYQYQNIFGPLVKLEADYDKKLKESQTQDNITVRWDLGLNKKRIAYFTLPKTDSDMRLMQGDEICLRYKGDLAPLWKGIGHVIKVPDNYGDEIAIELRSSVGAPVEIPHNFQVDFVWKSTSFDRMQSALKTFAVDETSVSGYIYHKLLGHEVEDVTIKCQLPKRFTAQGLPDLNHSQVYAVKTVLQRPLSLIQGPPGTGKTVTSATIVYHLSRQGNGPVLVCAPSNIAVDQLTEKIDKTGLKVVRLCAKSREAIESPVSFLALHNQISNMDSMPELQKLQQLKDETGELSSADEKRYRALKRTAERELLMNADVICCTCVGAGDPRLAKMQFRSILIDESTQATEPECMVPVVLGAKQLILVGDHCQLGPVVMCKKAAKAGLSQSLFERLVVLGIRPIRLQVQYRMHPALSAFPSNIFYEGSLQNGVTAADRIKKGFDFQWPQPDKPMFFYVTQGQEEIASSGTSYLNRTEAANVEKITTRLLKAGAKPDQIGIITPYEGQRSYLVQYMQFSGSLHTKLYQQVEIASVDAFQGREKDFIILSCVRANEHQGIGFLNDPRRLNVALTRAKYGVIIVGNPKALSKQPLWNNLLNNYKEQKVLVEGPLNNLRESLMQFSKPRKLVNTINPGGRFMSTAMYDAREALIPGSAYDRSSAAGRPSNMYFQTHDQIGMIGAGPGHMAAMNLPIPFNLVMPPMPPPSYQGQTNGPAAGRGAMKGKPGRGGRQRVRGSGNQGASQGNGPNSQASQDGASQSFSQGPLTQGYISMSQPSQMSQPGLSQPELSQDSYLGDEFKSQIDVALSQDSTYQGERAYQHGGVTGLSQY
- the LOC124060204 gene encoding regulator of nonsense transcripts 1 isoform X3, whose product is MSVEAYGPSSQTLTFLDTEETELLGADTQGSEFDFTDFTLPSQTQTQGQTQSQLDNQVNGPDDGLLNGSVDDSVAKASQLLAELNFEEDEEDTYYTKDLPVHACSYCGIHDPACVVYCNTSKKWFCNGRGNTSGSHIVNHLVRAKCKEVTLHKDGPLGETVLECYNCGCRNVFLLGFIPAKADSVVVLLCRQPCASQSSLKDINWDSSQWQPLIQDRCFLSWLVKIPSEQEQLRARQITAQQINKLEELWKDNPSATLEDLEKPGVDEEPQHVLLRYEDAYQYQNIFGPLVKLEADYDKKLKESQTQDNITVRWDLGLNKKRIAYFTLPKTDSGDMRLMQGDEICLRYKGDLAPLWKGIGHVIKVPDNYGDEIAIELRSSVGAPVEIPHNFQVDFVWKSTSFDRMQSALKTFAVDETSVSGYIYHKLLGHEVEDVTIKCQLPKRFTAQGLPDLNHSQVYAVKTVLQRPLSLIQGPPGTGKTVTSATIVYHLSRQGNGPVLVCAPSNIAVDQLTEKIDKTGLKVVRLCAKSREAIESPVSFLALHNQISNMDSMPELQKLQQLKDETGELSSADEKRYRALKRTAERELLMNADVICCTCVGAGDPRLAKMQFRSILIDESTQATEPECMVPVVLGAKQLILVGDHCQLGPVVMCKKAAKAGLSQSLFERLVVLGIRPIRLQVQYRMHPALSAFPSNIFYEGSLQNGVTAADRIKKGFDFQWPQPDKPMFFYVTQGQEEIASSGTSYLNRTEAANVEKITTRLLKAGAKPDQIGIITPYEGQRSYLVQYMQFSGSLHTKLYQQVEIASVDAFQGREKDFIILSCVRANEHQGIGFLNDPRRLNVALTRAKYGVIIVGNPKALSKQPLWNNLLNNYKEQKVLVEGPLNNLRESLMQFSKPRKLVNTINPGGRFMSTAMYDAREALIPGSAYDRSSAAGRPSNMYFQTHDQIGMIGAGPGHMAAMNLPIPFNLVMPPMPPPSYQGQTNGPAAGRGAMKGKPGRGGRQRVRGSGNQGASQGNGPNSQASQDGASQSFSQGPLTQGYISMSQPSQMSQPGLSQPELSQDSYLGDEFKSQIDVALSQDSTYQGERAYQHGGVTGLSQY